A stretch of Natator depressus isolate rNatDep1 chromosome 2, rNatDep2.hap1, whole genome shotgun sequence DNA encodes these proteins:
- the ARC gene encoding activity-regulated cytoskeleton-associated protein: MQLDSITNGSVHTFQGHRGVANKPNVILQIGKCRTEMLEHVRRTHRHLLTEVSKQVERELKGLQKSVGKLENNLEDHVPSTDNQRWKKSIKACLARCQETIAHLERWVKREMNVWREVFFRLEKWADRLEAMGGKYGPADHARQTVSVGVGGPEGRSNDGEIYDYALDMSQMYALTPSPGEITSMPQPHDSYQWITAPEDAPASPVETQIFEDPREFLSHLEEYLKQVGGTEEYWLSQIQNHMNGPAKKWWEYKQDSVKNWVEFKKEFLQYSEGTLTRDAIKRELDLPQKQGEPLDEFLWRKRDLYQTLYTDAEEEEIIQYVVGTLRPKFKRFLSHPLPKTLEQLIQRGKEVLSDFDQSEEPTPQRTPEHQPGDSVDSLTPSTTASPIASDETQPEPPSPPATVI; encoded by the coding sequence ATGCAGCTGGATAGCATCACCAATGGGAGCGTCCACACCTTCCAGGGGCACCGCGGAGTAGCCAATAAGCCCAACGTGATCCTGCAGATAGGGAAGTGCAGGACTGAGATGCTGGAGCACGTCAGGAGGACCCACCGGCACCTCCTCACGGAGGTGTCCAAGCAGGTGGAGAGGGAGCTGAAAGGCTTGCAGAAATCAGTGGGGAAGCTAGAGAATAACCTGGAGGACCATGTCCCATCCACAGACAACCAGAGGTGGAAAAAGTCCATCAAGGCCTGCCTGGCCAGATGCCAGGAGACCATTGCCCACCTGGAGAGGTGGGTTAAGAGGGAGATGAATGTCTGGAGGGAGGTGTTCTTCCGCCTGGAGAAATGGGCAGACCGGTTGGAGGCTATGGGGGGTAAATATGGCCCCGCGGACCATGCCAGGCAGACTGTCTCCGTTGGGGTGGGAGGCCCGGAGGGCAGGAGCAATGACGGGGAGATTTATGATTACGCCCTTGACATGAGCCAAATGTATGCACTGACTCCCTCTCCCGGGGAGATAACTAGCATGCCCCAGCCCCACGACTCCTACCAGTGGATCACCGCCCCGGAGGACGCTCCGGCCTCCCCGGTGGAGACCCAGATCTTCGAGGACCCCCGGGAGTTCTTGAGCCACTTGGAGGAATATCTGAAGCAGGTGGGAGGGACTGAGGAGTACTGGCTTTCTCAGATCCAAAACCACATGAACGGCCCAGCTAAAAAGTGGTGGGAGTATAAGCAGGACTCAGTCAAGAACTGGGTGGAGTTCAAGAAGGAGTTCCTGCAGTACAGCGAGGGCACTTTGACCAGGGATGCCATCAAACGGGAGCTGGATCTACCCCAGAAGCAGGGGGAACCCCTGGATGAGTTCCTCTGGCGTAAGAGAGACCTGTATCAGACACTCTACACTgatgcagaggaggaggagattatCCAGTATGTGGTAGGCACCCTCCGGCCCAAATTCAAGCGCTTCCTGAGTCACCCCTTGCCCAAGACCTTGGAGCAGTTGATCCAGAGGGGGAAGGAAGTCCTAAGTGACTTCGACCAGTCAGAAGAGCCGACCCCCCAGAGAACCCCAGAGCATCAGCCAGGGGACTCAGTTGATAGCTTGACACCTTCAACCACAGCTAGTCCCATTGCCAGCGATGAGACGCAACCCGAGCCCCCTAGCCCACCAGCTACGGTGATATGA